A single genomic interval of Antarcticibacterium arcticum harbors:
- a CDS encoding PD-(D/E)XK nuclease family protein — MYNTSTLLYPNEKDEQQDPGGKFNIFEVLGKDDKELIHSAFIKFLLENDYGFCEYFSLDIHPIKQVRLERSYSFKKQSKEKTGKVKRRIDIEALGEDDKPVLVIENKFKAFPYKGQLEDYDKIYKQHNPDIKKVLFCFDKNLVPFINNTNWEVKDYQEILGFLETVLVKEEDPEKLMFLEHYYKFLSGYYKEYNKYLCDFRFLLEKPTMAENKFWLRLMYSAVRIRLEDEFKEPKFRFLVNPGNTSVPLINIIPAHWTFGDYEFLIQFQGNELKFYVHILNGKTKNEEELKEQKIQTEKILNDTIEIIRKNIGTSDQKIKSFKRVNFGSCYLVKKHITSELKENKKVTIDMLIKEVFGFYEMINLNVITKIKHITLK, encoded by the coding sequence ATGTACAATACCTCTACCCTCCTTTATCCTAACGAAAAAGATGAACAGCAAGATCCTGGCGGCAAATTCAACATTTTTGAGGTCTTAGGGAAGGATGATAAGGAATTGATCCATTCCGCTTTCATTAAATTCTTACTTGAGAATGATTACGGGTTCTGTGAGTATTTTAGTTTGGATATTCATCCGATAAAGCAAGTGCGATTAGAAAGATCCTATTCTTTTAAAAAGCAGAGCAAAGAAAAAACTGGCAAAGTCAAACGTAGGATCGATATTGAAGCATTGGGTGAAGATGATAAGCCGGTTCTGGTAATCGAAAATAAATTTAAAGCTTTCCCTTACAAAGGGCAATTGGAGGATTATGATAAGATCTATAAGCAGCACAATCCAGATATAAAAAAGGTGCTATTTTGTTTTGATAAAAATCTGGTTCCATTTATCAATAACACCAATTGGGAAGTAAAGGATTATCAAGAAATACTGGGCTTTCTAGAGACTGTATTGGTAAAAGAAGAAGATCCGGAAAAGCTAATGTTCCTTGAACATTATTATAAATTTCTATCTGGCTACTACAAGGAGTATAATAAATATCTTTGTGACTTCAGGTTTTTATTAGAAAAACCAACAATGGCTGAAAACAAATTCTGGCTTCGCTTAATGTATTCTGCTGTGAGAATAAGATTAGAAGATGAATTTAAGGAACCCAAGTTTCGGTTCCTGGTAAATCCGGGAAATACCAGTGTACCACTTATCAACATCATTCCTGCTCACTGGACCTTTGGCGATTACGAATTTCTGATCCAGTTCCAGGGGAATGAGTTGAAATTCTATGTCCACATTCTCAACGGAAAAACCAAGAACGAGGAAGAACTTAAGGAGCAAAAAATTCAGACTGAGAAAATCCTAAATGACACTATAGAAATCATAAGAAAGAATATAGGCACATCAGATCAAAAGATCAAGAGCTTCAAACGGGTAAATTTTGGTTCTTGTTATTTGGTTAAAAAGCATATTACATCGGAATTAAAAGAAAATAAAAAGGTTACAATTGATATGCTTATTAAAGAAGTCTTCGGTTTTTACGAAATGATCAATTTAAATGTAATTACTAAGATCAAGCATATAACATTAAAGTAA
- a CDS encoding reverse transcriptase family protein, giving the protein MKTNPDQKTYIRKKFAAMTCKRDLLVLLNEAQGMMYGEKGRHFRLKDLTYYANPDLCKKRYSTFIIAKKNGGERTINAPVKGLRIILRSLNFILQAISEPHAAATGFVPDRSIVDNARAHVGKHYVYNLDIKDFFHSFDRNRVKMGFMRKPFNLKANENKEKLAFFLSCLCTHPFEVEGEMKTVLPQGSPTSPTITNILCKNLDRRLNGLAKKYNLSFTRYADDITFSSSHNIFKDEEFQKELQRIIEEDQQLVINPTKTRLQKTCYRQEATGLIVNEKVNVKRDYVKQLRMWLYYWEKYGEVRAEQIFQRNYNLDKGHVKPEHPGMANVIAGKLEFLKMVKGDEDPTYKKLRERFLKLHPGSPFVEKLLQTWETRGIDEAIKIHTLRIKTSKVILNTNMYTL; this is encoded by the coding sequence ATGAAAACTAACCCCGACCAAAAAACCTACATCCGCAAGAAATTTGCAGCTATGACTTGCAAGAGGGATCTGCTTGTACTTCTAAATGAAGCGCAGGGAATGATGTATGGTGAGAAGGGCAGACATTTCCGTTTAAAAGATCTTACCTATTATGCCAATCCAGATTTATGTAAAAAGAGGTATTCAACCTTTATCATTGCCAAGAAGAATGGCGGTGAAAGAACTATTAATGCCCCCGTAAAAGGTCTGCGTATTATTTTACGGTCACTTAATTTCATTTTGCAGGCAATAAGCGAACCTCATGCTGCCGCTACAGGATTTGTACCCGACAGATCTATTGTTGACAATGCCAGGGCTCATGTAGGAAAACATTATGTTTATAATTTGGATATAAAGGATTTCTTTCATTCTTTTGACCGGAACAGGGTGAAAATGGGCTTTATGAGAAAGCCTTTTAATTTGAAAGCTAATGAGAATAAGGAAAAATTAGCATTCTTTCTTTCATGTTTATGTACTCACCCCTTTGAAGTTGAGGGAGAAATGAAAACAGTTCTTCCCCAGGGAAGTCCCACCTCCCCAACCATTACCAATATTTTATGTAAGAATCTGGACAGGCGTCTCAATGGTCTTGCTAAAAAATATAATCTAAGCTTCACAAGATATGCAGATGATATTACTTTTTCGTCATCTCATAATATTTTTAAAGATGAAGAATTCCAAAAGGAATTACAACGCATAATTGAGGAAGATCAGCAGTTGGTCATCAATCCCACAAAAACCAGATTACAAAAAACCTGCTATCGCCAGGAAGCTACAGGGCTTATTGTAAATGAAAAGGTAAATGTGAAGAGAGATTATGTGAAGCAATTGAGGATGTGGTTATATTACTGGGAAAAGTATGGTGAGGTAAGAGCGGAGCAGATCTTTCAACGAAATTACAACTTGGATAAGGGGCACGTGAAACCGGAGCACCCGGGAATGGCCAATGTCATTGCGGGAAAACTGGAATTTTTAAAAATGGTAAAGGGAGATGAAGATCCAACCTATAAGAAACTGAGGGAAAGATTTTTAAAACTGCACCCGGGCTCACCATTTGTTGAAAAACTTCTTCAAACCTGGGAAACCCGTGGGATTGATGAGGCCATCAAAATACACACTTTAAGGATTAAAACCTCCAAAGTTATCTTGAATACTAATATGTATACATTATGA
- a CDS encoding ATP-dependent DNA helicase — translation MSIFNHFSNLDLKTDQQIAIGKLGAFLTSEEEIFILQGYAGSGKTTLLKGVTDYLKAQKVQTLLMAPTGRAAKVLREKVGNAHTIHKTIYNLSAIELKDDKEDAGKSIKYKFPLDDCPVKTVLIIDEASMVSSMESHHEIFTFGTGNLLDDLLTFSSLPGSGNKIIFVGDPAQLPPVGDPDSKALESDYFIKKGFKVETAVLQQVIRHEDNGILINATKIRGLLEKEKRSRLELFYDEHSFIKISNTEIANKYVAENPIPELGCGVIICYSNEQSLNYNRSIREKIYPGEKDVLPGDLLIIGNNNYHSYGTEIMNGDMAKVMENDEQIISRRNIPVYDTVNGKRVKKHVNLDFRKILIRLENLAVEIPCYIIDSLLNSPARDLSLLEMKAIYIDFVMRFNSEQERKKQLGQAFYKEGSEEFKQQLKTDPYYNALRVKYAYAITCHKAQGGEWDTTFVDYFGRTSLKNDPLKWSYTATTRARKKCYAANAPHLSDFSNFNISQIGNLTRVPEEYFDLSQVPLSPFHHSHDHLGKSMKYWEIEEKLKETPFQIIAVNTKDYLERYQINYMNKNIVVDGIHNGAGIFHDFTLKDPVNEDDETELLKNLNAPYQQVFNIDYKPDSPFLVRLYSLIQMACDECGVAITNVDERRSNYMVNYYLKTDAKAALIQFYFNKNDQITRAMPKSTKGNNDLKLMVLVSKLTALTSQLIEVNN, via the coding sequence ATGAGCATCTTTAACCACTTCTCAAATCTTGATTTAAAAACTGATCAGCAAATAGCGATTGGTAAGTTGGGAGCTTTTCTTACCAGTGAAGAAGAAATTTTCATCCTCCAGGGATATGCAGGAAGTGGTAAAACAACTTTACTAAAAGGAGTAACTGATTACCTCAAAGCACAAAAGGTCCAGACTTTATTAATGGCGCCAACCGGGAGAGCTGCAAAAGTTCTTAGGGAGAAGGTTGGAAATGCACATACCATTCATAAGACCATTTATAATCTTTCTGCAATAGAATTGAAGGATGATAAGGAAGATGCTGGTAAAAGTATAAAATATAAATTCCCGTTAGACGATTGCCCGGTAAAGACGGTGCTAATAATTGATGAGGCCTCAATGGTTTCCTCAATGGAATCCCACCACGAAATTTTCACATTTGGCACCGGAAATTTGTTAGACGATCTTTTAACCTTTTCCAGCCTTCCGGGATCTGGCAATAAGATCATTTTTGTTGGAGATCCTGCGCAGTTGCCTCCAGTTGGTGATCCCGATTCCAAGGCGTTGGAATCAGATTATTTTATTAAGAAAGGGTTTAAGGTCGAGACTGCTGTTTTACAACAGGTGATAAGGCATGAAGATAATGGGATACTTATCAACGCCACGAAGATTCGTGGGCTGCTGGAGAAGGAAAAAAGATCCAGGCTTGAATTATTTTATGATGAACATTCCTTCATCAAAATAAGCAATACAGAGATCGCAAACAAGTATGTAGCTGAAAATCCTATCCCAGAACTCGGATGCGGAGTGATCATTTGTTACAGTAATGAACAATCCCTTAATTATAATAGGTCGATCAGGGAAAAGATTTATCCCGGAGAAAAGGATGTTCTGCCCGGTGACCTTTTGATAATAGGTAATAACAATTACCATTCATATGGCACAGAAATAATGAATGGGGATATGGCAAAAGTTATGGAAAATGATGAGCAAATCATCTCTCGAAGAAATATTCCTGTATACGACACAGTGAATGGAAAGAGAGTCAAAAAACATGTGAATCTGGATTTCCGTAAGATCCTTATTAGACTTGAAAATTTAGCCGTTGAGATCCCATGTTATATAATTGATTCTCTTCTTAACTCCCCTGCTAGAGATCTTAGCCTTCTTGAAATGAAAGCCATTTACATTGATTTCGTAATGCGGTTCAATTCAGAGCAAGAAAGAAAAAAACAGTTAGGACAAGCCTTTTATAAGGAAGGATCTGAAGAATTTAAACAGCAATTAAAAACTGATCCCTATTACAATGCGTTACGGGTTAAGTATGCTTATGCCATTACCTGCCATAAAGCCCAGGGAGGCGAATGGGATACTACCTTTGTTGATTACTTTGGAAGGACAAGCTTAAAAAATGATCCTTTAAAATGGAGCTACACAGCAACTACAAGAGCCCGAAAAAAATGCTATGCTGCTAATGCACCACACCTCAGCGATTTTTCCAATTTTAATATTTCTCAAATCGGCAATTTAACCAGAGTTCCTGAGGAATACTTTGATCTGTCACAGGTTCCTTTGTCACCCTTTCACCATTCGCACGACCATTTAGGCAAGAGCATGAAATATTGGGAAATAGAAGAAAAGCTTAAAGAAACGCCATTTCAAATAATAGCTGTCAATACAAAAGATTATCTTGAACGATATCAGATCAATTACATGAATAAGAATATTGTAGTTGACGGAATCCATAACGGCGCGGGTATTTTCCATGACTTTACCTTAAAAGATCCTGTAAATGAGGATGATGAAACTGAACTTCTTAAAAATTTAAATGCTCCTTACCAGCAAGTTTTTAACATAGATTATAAACCTGATTCTCCCTTCCTAGTGAGACTCTATTCCCTTATTCAGATGGCTTGTGATGAATGTGGTGTCGCAATAACCAATGTAGATGAAAGAAGGTCAAACTATATGGTCAATTATTATTTAAAAACTGATGCTAAAGCTGCCTTAATACAATTCTATTTTAATAAAAATGACCAGATCACTCGTGCAATGCCCAAATCAACTAAAGGCAACAATGATCTTAAGCTGATGGTTCTTGTTTCCAAACTTACTGCCCTTACATCCCAACTAATTGAAGTAAATAATTAA
- a CDS encoding helix-turn-helix transcriptional regulator — translation MIRYQCLDRCFRNPGKRYYIEDLLDECNKKLSESKPDAEGIKKRQLYEDISFMVSSEGWSAPLDRIKDGRRTFFKYEDQNFSINNQPLNELEAEQLKSAFSVLGRFKGLPQFNWINELLPKLDQAFKFSHDTVGIISFDNNEFLKGLELIDPLFNAILYKKLLKINYKSFKNPKPVSIIFSCYHLKEYNSRWFVYGKNADYDGLVNLALDRIIDMEETAGEYESTEINFEEYLDEIIGVSVIPGQLPEKILLRIDHSLWPYIETKPLHGSQTLKNRGEDFVDISLELIPNYELETMILQFGEKMEVLKPGHLRDKIEGRITAASKRYIP, via the coding sequence ATGATCAGATACCAATGCCTTGATCGTTGCTTTCGCAACCCCGGAAAACGTTATTATATTGAGGATCTGTTAGACGAGTGTAATAAGAAATTATCAGAATCAAAGCCTGATGCAGAAGGAATTAAAAAACGACAGCTTTATGAGGATATCAGCTTTATGGTATCTTCAGAGGGTTGGAGTGCTCCGTTAGACAGGATAAAAGATGGCCGCCGTACTTTTTTCAAGTATGAAGACCAGAACTTTTCGATCAATAATCAGCCCTTGAATGAATTGGAAGCAGAACAACTTAAATCTGCCTTTTCTGTTTTAGGGAGGTTTAAAGGTTTGCCCCAATTCAACTGGATCAATGAATTATTGCCGAAACTGGATCAGGCATTTAAATTTTCACATGATACGGTAGGTATCATCAGCTTTGATAATAATGAATTTTTAAAAGGCTTGGAGCTTATAGATCCATTGTTCAATGCTATACTTTATAAAAAACTGCTCAAGATCAATTACAAGTCATTCAAGAATCCCAAACCGGTTTCCATTATTTTTTCATGTTATCATCTTAAGGAGTATAATAGCAGATGGTTTGTTTACGGAAAAAATGCTGATTACGACGGATTAGTAAATCTTGCTCTGGATAGAATAATAGATATGGAGGAAACAGCAGGAGAATATGAATCGACAGAAATTAATTTTGAAGAGTATCTGGACGAAATTATAGGAGTTTCAGTTATACCGGGGCAACTACCGGAAAAAATTCTTCTTCGAATTGACCACAGTTTGTGGCCATACATAGAAACCAAGCCATTGCATGGATCTCAAACACTTAAGAACAGGGGAGAGGATTTTGTAGATATATCACTTGAACTTATCCCGAATTATGAACTGGAGACTATGATCCTGCAGTTTGGTGAAAAGATGGAGGTTTTAAAACCAGGTCATTTGAGGGATAAAATAGAAGGGAGAATCACTGCGGCCTCAAAAAGATATATTCCGTGA
- a CDS encoding response regulator has product MIYLFDDKINRQKDYGWDKERFAEFSNLINPIYLYSEIKNNSDRETIFSNGNLILFHESFFDNEINVHKDAAQIRTKLNRAQENKDFQVVYFSGSKSSRKFDENIGHIPVSILYQNLDVFLKNAHLGKQDLRYLFFGENYKLEEFLENELVIANKNIEDSIENESPDCKNFIALTLKNEIETLFENAKYETFFLDKEYNFDITDEYLSNKINDWFTIEEYDNIFIPLCFGPVLSDYNGLRFALHIRCTDTLNQFKNIFLYSFVDYSQVVENKYFDILRTKNIKLIPYRKIAFVNSSQLNLTPLKSEELRREIKKVKLDPPGNYEDNHSIANEWAIHRWASALNANDDEIEMVTNKVQHHLYFKYLKTIYPVQDIPPISESDLEIKYSGNPKILYIDDEADKGWYEIFCKVLCDENKLDLHYLDGELNYLTREEIIEISLDKIKAEDIDIVLLDFRLHPDDFAALNLEEVTGLRLLNQIKDFNSGIQVIIFSATNKIWNFKALQEAGADGFIIKEGPETSSDKNFTIQAITSLINSFNIALERVFLKKFFELCRTIQVQLRITETEDDTPFADFIQDLKGHIKIIISAGKQIKLEESTTLDIVFLNGYNFLEKFKNFYLNDGDYQPTLGIDEVEINRYSFYKNKIQNEGQFIRNDKRDKPSWFQCLCGIFIDYFSLATINDKKVKNLYKVKEGRNSYIHNNKKQFDKHEILMIMDLCVSITSNLKE; this is encoded by the coding sequence ATGATATACCTGTTTGATGATAAAATAAATCGGCAAAAGGATTATGGCTGGGACAAGGAAAGATTTGCTGAGTTCTCAAATCTAATTAATCCGATTTATCTCTATAGTGAAATTAAGAATAACTCTGATAGGGAAACAATATTCTCAAACGGCAACCTTATTCTTTTTCATGAATCCTTTTTTGATAATGAAATAAATGTTCATAAAGATGCAGCTCAAATTAGAACCAAATTAAATCGCGCACAAGAAAACAAAGATTTTCAGGTGGTATATTTCAGTGGGAGTAAAAGTTCTCGAAAATTCGATGAAAACATCGGACATATTCCGGTTTCTATATTGTACCAGAACCTTGATGTTTTCTTAAAAAATGCCCACCTTGGAAAACAAGATCTTAGGTATCTGTTTTTTGGCGAAAATTACAAATTAGAAGAGTTTCTGGAAAATGAACTGGTAATTGCAAATAAAAATATTGAAGATTCTATTGAAAATGAATCTCCAGACTGCAAAAATTTTATAGCTCTCACTCTAAAGAATGAAATTGAAACCCTTTTTGAAAATGCCAAATACGAAACTTTTTTCTTAGACAAAGAATATAACTTTGATATCACCGATGAATATTTATCAAATAAAATTAATGACTGGTTTACAATCGAAGAATATGACAACATCTTTATTCCACTATGTTTCGGTCCAGTTTTATCCGATTATAATGGATTGAGGTTTGCATTGCATATTCGCTGTACTGATACCCTTAATCAATTTAAAAATATCTTTTTATACAGCTTCGTTGACTACAGTCAAGTAGTGGAGAATAAATACTTTGATATCTTAAGAACCAAGAACATAAAATTGATCCCCTATCGGAAAATAGCATTTGTTAACTCAAGCCAACTTAATCTCACTCCTTTAAAATCGGAGGAGTTAAGAAGAGAAATTAAAAAAGTAAAATTAGATCCACCAGGAAATTACGAAGATAATCACAGTATTGCTAATGAATGGGCTATACATAGATGGGCCTCTGCATTAAATGCGAATGACGATGAAATCGAAATGGTCACTAATAAAGTTCAGCATCATTTATATTTTAAATATTTAAAAACTATTTATCCTGTTCAGGATATACCTCCAATTTCAGAATCAGATCTAGAGATCAAATATTCCGGTAACCCTAAAATACTTTATATAGATGATGAGGCGGACAAGGGTTGGTATGAAATATTTTGTAAAGTCTTATGTGATGAAAATAAACTTGATTTACATTATCTGGATGGAGAGTTAAATTATTTAACCAGAGAGGAAATAATAGAGATATCACTTGACAAAATTAAAGCTGAAGATATAGATATTGTCCTGCTGGACTTTCGACTTCATCCAGATGATTTTGCTGCCTTAAATTTAGAAGAAGTTACAGGTCTGAGATTGCTCAACCAAATCAAAGATTTTAACTCTGGAATTCAAGTGATTATATTTTCAGCTACTAATAAAATATGGAACTTCAAAGCTCTACAGGAAGCCGGAGCCGATGGATTTATCATTAAAGAAGGTCCGGAAACCAGTTCAGATAAAAATTTTACCATTCAAGCAATTACCTCTCTTATCAATTCATTCAACATAGCTCTTGAAAGAGTTTTTCTTAAAAAGTTCTTCGAACTGTGTAGAACAATACAAGTGCAATTAAGAATAACCGAAACGGAAGATGATACACCTTTTGCTGATTTTATTCAGGATTTAAAAGGACATATTAAAATAATAATATCAGCAGGAAAACAAATAAAATTAGAGGAGTCCACAACCCTCGATATAGTTTTTCTTAATGGTTATAATTTTTTAGAAAAGTTCAAAAATTTTTATTTAAATGATGGGGATTATCAACCAACACTGGGAATTGATGAGGTTGAAATCAACAGATATTCATTTTATAAAAATAAAATACAAAATGAAGGTCAATTTATAAGAAATGATAAAAGGGATAAGCCTAGCTGGTTCCAATGTTTGTGTGGAATTTTCATTGACTATTTTTCACTTGCTACTATAAATGATAAAAAAGTAAAAAACCTTTATAAAGTAAAAGAAGGTCGGAACTCTTATATCCATAATAATAAAAAACAATTCGATAAACACGAAATATTGATGATTATGGATCTATGTGTATCCATTACCAGCAATTTGAAAGAATAA
- a CDS encoding DEAD/DEAH box helicase family protein has protein sequence MAAFHNKTVLAKYLLSQFNVLGFEALAKDLKSSHLEGYNEEGNTKYLQALQNKLYDNEKLSKEMLQEYDENIVRFTHEISHHRTEIIKWKYFQYLSLLFTEIFLDKYFSNPVKLLNELNLFVEDFNNRLDENFRKINPDSFVVEKFTENDLNKIAFWNATGSGKTLLMHINIKQYLHYAKKQQHEFNKVILITPNEGLSQQHLEEFKLSDMDAGIFSKDSTGMFSGDEIEVIEITKLAEESGDKTVAVDAFETNNLVLIDEGHRGSGGDKWKMFRDRLSETGFAFEYSATFGQAISAAAGKNKKELEQEYAKSIIFDYSYKFFYSDGYGKEYKILNLDKDDNKQYVRKYLTANLLSFYQQILIFEQNKKLAHRFLLHKPLWIFVGGRVNAVRKEEGVDTSDVLDIIYFLTEFLKDKNKAVQDINDVLNNKAGLLDDKGNSIFHESFAYLAGGKKTPNDIYLDLLRKVFNSDVPGANLYLDNLKGVDGELGLRVGEADYFAVINVGDENKLFNLAQDNKVPGNDKEFSESLFHGINEEESTINLLIGSKKFTEGWSSWRVSSMGLMNIGKSEGSQIIQLFGRGVRLKGYEFSLKRTSGLDDYQRPDKLKELRKILNPLETLNIFGVRADYMQKFKEFLEEEGLPTNDSSWQTVKVPSIVNTEMLKNNLKLIQVKEGQDFKKKRKLQLKLDKVIYDNHLIELDWYPKIQVLVDRKINTEMETRKDEGTLEEYNLAFLNWNNIFFEIERFKFEKHWYNLSLSIEELKAISYSKDWYKIYIPNSELELRSFEQVRIWEDLVIALLKKYIEKFYNSNKNLFNSEHIETRVLESTDDNLMYEYEIKMNSEENLDTVKDKIDQLVGSIKDNSFTGQHQLGTELFAFNNEHHLYTPLLSMDVSTYRQKLKISPIALDASEKRFADDLVKYYRANYEKFDNQQVFLLRNQSKKGIGFFVDTNNFYPDFILWIKEGDRQHIAFIDPKGIRNSKSITDPKIQFHKYLKEKIQPQVQKEDIILNSFIVSNTRLFEVGWKGELEREDFHKNNVYFQVEDNAVYIEEILKKVMI, from the coding sequence ATGGCTGCATTTCACAATAAAACAGTTTTAGCTAAATATCTTCTAAGTCAATTTAATGTATTAGGTTTTGAAGCCCTTGCAAAAGATCTTAAGAGCTCACACCTGGAAGGCTACAATGAAGAAGGAAATACAAAATATCTACAGGCACTTCAAAACAAGCTTTATGACAATGAGAAGCTGAGCAAGGAAATGCTGCAGGAATACGATGAGAACATAGTGAGATTTACCCATGAGATCTCTCATCATCGTACAGAGATCATTAAGTGGAAGTACTTTCAATACCTCTCTCTCCTATTTACAGAGATCTTTCTGGATAAATACTTTAGCAACCCCGTAAAGCTTTTGAATGAACTGAATCTATTTGTAGAGGATTTCAACAACAGGCTGGATGAAAACTTTAGAAAGATAAATCCGGACTCTTTTGTAGTAGAAAAATTTACAGAAAATGATCTGAATAAAATTGCTTTCTGGAATGCCACCGGAAGTGGAAAGACGCTGTTGATGCATATAAATATAAAACAGTATTTACACTACGCTAAAAAGCAACAACATGAATTTAATAAAGTGATCCTCATTACCCCAAATGAAGGATTATCTCAGCAACATCTTGAAGAATTTAAACTTTCTGATATGGATGCCGGGATCTTCTCAAAGGATAGCACAGGTATGTTTTCGGGGGACGAGATCGAGGTCATCGAGATCACAAAATTGGCTGAAGAGAGCGGGGATAAAACGGTAGCTGTAGATGCTTTCGAAACAAACAATCTTGTATTGATCGATGAAGGTCATCGTGGCTCCGGGGGTGATAAATGGAAAATGTTCCGGGATCGACTTAGTGAGACGGGATTTGCTTTTGAATACTCAGCCACTTTTGGTCAGGCAATTTCCGCAGCTGCAGGAAAAAATAAAAAGGAACTTGAACAGGAATATGCCAAATCTATAATTTTCGACTATTCCTATAAATTCTTTTACAGCGACGGTTACGGAAAAGAATACAAGATCCTGAACCTTGATAAAGATGATAATAAACAATATGTAAGGAAATATCTAACTGCTAACCTGCTCTCCTTCTATCAACAAATACTGATCTTTGAGCAGAACAAAAAACTGGCGCACAGATTCCTGCTTCACAAACCTCTATGGATCTTTGTAGGTGGGCGGGTAAATGCTGTAAGGAAAGAAGAAGGAGTGGACACATCTGACGTTCTTGATATTATTTATTTTCTAACGGAATTTTTAAAAGACAAGAACAAAGCAGTACAAGACATTAACGATGTGCTAAATAATAAAGCAGGCCTTCTTGACGATAAAGGAAATTCAATCTTCCACGAAAGTTTTGCATACCTCGCAGGTGGAAAAAAAACTCCTAATGACATTTATCTTGATCTTCTAAGAAAGGTCTTTAATTCTGACGTTCCCGGAGCAAATCTCTACTTGGACAATCTTAAGGGCGTAGACGGGGAACTTGGACTGCGTGTAGGAGAAGCCGATTATTTTGCTGTTATCAACGTAGGGGATGAAAACAAACTTTTTAATCTCGCACAGGACAATAAGGTTCCAGGCAATGACAAAGAATTTTCGGAATCCCTTTTCCACGGAATTAACGAGGAGGAATCTACCATTAATCTTCTAATAGGCTCTAAGAAATTCACCGAAGGCTGGTCCAGCTGGCGGGTAAGTTCTATGGGATTAATGAATATTGGAAAAAGTGAAGGTTCGCAGATCATACAGTTATTTGGCCGGGGAGTAAGGCTTAAAGGATATGAGTTCAGTCTTAAAAGAACGAGCGGCCTGGATGACTACCAGCGACCCGATAAATTAAAGGAATTAAGAAAAATCCTGAATCCGCTTGAAACTTTGAACATTTTTGGGGTGCGGGCAGACTATATGCAAAAATTTAAAGAATTCCTTGAGGAGGAAGGTTTACCAACCAATGATTCGTCGTGGCAGACCGTGAAAGTACCTTCCATAGTCAATACAGAAATGTTGAAGAACAACCTGAAACTTATCCAGGTAAAAGAAGGTCAGGATTTCAAGAAGAAAAGAAAACTACAGCTTAAACTGGATAAGGTAATTTATGACAATCACCTAATAGAATTAGACTGGTACCCAAAGATCCAGGTGTTGGTTGACAGGAAAATAAACACCGAAATGGAAACAAGAAAGGATGAAGGAACATTGGAGGAGTATAACCTGGCTTTTCTCAACTGGAACAACATCTTTTTTGAGATAGAGCGGTTTAAATTTGAAAAACACTGGTACAATCTTTCACTGTCCATAGAAGAGTTAAAAGCGATTAGTTATTCTAAAGACTGGTATAAGATCTATATTCCTAATAGTGAACTTGAATTGCGCAGTTTTGAACAGGTTAGGATCTGGGAGGACCTCGTAATAGCTCTGCTTAAAAAGTACATTGAAAAATTTTATAATTCTAATAAGAACTTGTTTAATTCAGAACATATAGAAACAAGGGTATTGGAGAGCACAGATGACAATTTGATGTATGAATATGAGATCAAAATGAATTCTGAAGAAAACCTGGATACGGTAAAAGATAAGATTGACCAGTTAGTAGGTTCCATAAAGGATAATTCCTTCACAGGCCAACACCAACTTGGTACAGAACTATTTGCTTTCAATAATGAGCACCACCTTTATACTCCGTTGCTTTCTATGGATGTGAGTACTTACCGGCAGAAATTGAAAATAAGTCCCATCGCACTGGATGCTTCAGAAAAACGTTTTGCAGACGACCTGGTCAAATATTACCGCGCCAATTACGAAAAATTTGACAATCAGCAGGTATTTCTTCTAAGGAACCAAAGTAAAAAAGGAATTGGATTTTTTGTAGATACCAACAATTTTTACCCTGATTTTATTCTTTGGATCAAAGAGGGCGACCGCCAGCATATAGCTTTTATAGATCCAAAAGGAATAAGGAATTCAAAGTCCATAACAGATCCTAAGATCCAGTTTCACAAATACCTCAAAGAAAAGATCCAGCCCCAGGTACAAAAAGAAGATATTATCCTTAATTCATTCATTGTAAGCAATACCCGCCTGTTTGAAGTGGGCTGGAAAGGAGAGCTGGAAAGAGAGGATTTTCATAAGAATAACGTTTACTTCCAGGTGGAGGATAATGCTGTTTACATTGAAGAAATATTGAAAAAAGTAATGATCTAA